The following coding sequences are from one Augochlora pura isolate Apur16 chromosome 6, APUR_v2.2.1, whole genome shotgun sequence window:
- the LOC144471483 gene encoding uncharacterized protein LOC144471483 has translation MTMEDRTGGIDRAAPATSTTATTALTSSSPSSIGDVTSDASYPLQRASKRSFDVAFLVAPDENLARRQSEKLRMVSARRDRLREEIAPESVADADRMPQNLTIKNYESDTGGSDRRRAIHCTENSLSPPYISPRTLTPTLPGLSPDNDARRYVSGSRLQKTPSPPSFAAHQAILANCPESVEPGLACNKVYETVIPCPSERHGESRSAFTKVNLAAQRNGFNDDGQTSPRSSISPDDRASYQSSVSPPVVPLTAVSGYKYAQFPAKMTYPFLVSPEGAQPGLLENLKIPQIAQPPKVPSPKMPSFRPDIPPVYPNLSYNPISVFPPMADALTRPRFLATAAGVAGLLPPSFAALTLPAQNVCAKCNLSFRMTSDLVYHMRSHHKNENSAEAARRRREEKLRCPVCDESFRERHHLTRHMTAHQDKESDAIVDQVEVKRRATTVHSK, from the coding sequence ATGACAATGGAAGATCGCACGGGTGGCATCGACCGTGCCGCCCCCGCGACCTCCACGACGGCTACCACGGCACTCACGTCGTCCAGCCCCTCGTCGATCGGCGACGTCACCTCGGACGCCTCGTACCCTTTGCAACGGGCCAGCAAGCGGTCCTTCGACGTCGCGTTCTTGGTAGCGCCCGACGAGAACTTGGCGCGACGGCAGAGCGAGAAGCTAAGAATGGTCTCGGCTAGGCGGGACCGGCTGCGAGAGGAGATCGCGCCGGAGAGCGTCGCGGACGCGGACCGAATGCCCCAGAACTTGACCATCAAAAACTACGAGAGCGACACCGGCGGTTCGGATAGAAGAAGAGCAATTCATTGCACGGAGAACTCGCTGAGTCCGCCGTACATCTCGCCCAGGACCTTGACGCCAACTCTCCCGGGTCTATCTCCGGACAACGACGCTCGCAGATACGTCTCCGGCTCCCGACTCCAGAAGACACCCAGCCCGCCATCGTTCGCGGCCCACCAGGCCATTCTGGCCAACTGTCCGGAGTCGGTGGAGCCAGGATTGGCCTGCAACAAGGTCTACGAGACGGTGATACCATGCCCCAGCGAGCGCCACGGCGAGTCTCGCAGCGCGTTCACCAAGGTAAATCTCGCCGCTCAGAGGAACGGCTTCAACGACGACGGACAGACCTCGCCGAGGTCCTCCATCTCGCCGGACGACAGAGCCAGCTACCAGAGTAGCGTCAGTCCGCCGGTCGTCCCCCTGACCGCTGTCAGCGGATACAAATACGCGCAGTTCCCCGCCAAGATGACCTATCCGTTCCTGGTCAGTCCGGAGGGTGCTCAACCCGGCCTGCTGGAGAACCTCAAGATCCCGCAGATCGCCCAGCCGCCCAAGGTGCCCAGCCCCAAGATGCCCAGCTTCCGACCAGACATCCCACCGGTCTACCCGAATCTTTCATACAACCCGATCTCCGTTTTCCCGCCGATGGCCGACGCGCTAACCAGGCCGAGATTCCTGGCGACGGCCGCGGGGGTGGCCGGCCTGCTGCCTCCGTCGTTCGCCGCTCTCACTTTGCCGGCCCAGAACGTATGCGCCAAGTGCAACCTCTCGTTCCGGATGACGTCCGACCTGGTCTACCACATGCGCTCGCACCACAAGAACGAGAACTCCGCGGAGGCGGCCAGGAGGCGGCGCGAGGAAAAGCTGAGGTGTCCCGTCTGCGACGAGAGCTTCAGGGAGAGGCACCACCTGACCAGGCACATGACCGCGCATCAGGACAAAGAGAGCGATGCGATTGTCGACCAGGTAGAGGTCAAGAGGCGGGCCACCACCGTGCACAGCAAGTGA